From the genome of Proteus vulgaris, one region includes:
- a CDS encoding autotransporter outer membrane beta-barrel domain-containing protein, which yields MKNKKLLFLSAAILSAIYGSAWATECDPTLNICETVNVNDGNTAQINKDVTVSQGDGVVFNGSSTEYKAQAITKNITVTGDGASGLKINQGASFSSNINLNGANVTSENGTAILVEGDFPKRGTGVYVRDGAIIRGKTAAIDFRTLKTGFRSDVNGEIHGDILGNGHADTKINFAYQGGAQNALFDGYQITGVPLIENHGNLTIQGKDKTIHWEGNFMNKENSQLIFRLDDNTNTDETILHVDGDVTFKKGSQAKLDFKGTSVDNIINKDIILISSNSAIKDEAGITVTDANAIAPDVSPLLEKTDSWLETTPPNISGGVSGNQLVARYGISYEGGNNFISAAERGGVNENGLTAANFIIPTVLNEFNNTRSQISDEALSLLVAAGNDDNNIAALSNDLAPIADGSDIQAGLIMVEDMRNNIAHRYLRYDNQLPIEEREAGWNSWANLLYGYGTQSNQGGINGYNTYRTGIQIGTDYEINQDALIGVSFAYNYAKADAKQRNASKEINHFEFMPYTGWYSDTLFLNGNLNIGYYTVDSERDIGDNTGWEGNTKAKGDYSGVQLGYQINAGTYFDFDFIYIKPMLTYQYQWLNIDSWEETGSALSMRTYGQRYAVNQLGGSVALWNSYQTAYGKLTPSLNLRYFKDIAGDNNINQRHSLTYFNTGGDTFDIKGNTVGGDIISAELGANLDITQSLNLGTTMGYQRYDKFNEGRIGFTFSQRF from the coding sequence GTGAAAAATAAAAAATTGTTATTTTTGAGCGCTGCTATTTTATCAGCTATTTATGGTTCAGCATGGGCGACAGAATGTGATCCTACTTTAAATATCTGTGAAACGGTTAATGTTAATGACGGTAATACGGCTCAAATAAATAAAGATGTTACGGTTTCTCAAGGTGATGGTGTTGTATTTAATGGCTCATCAACAGAATATAAAGCTCAAGCAATCACAAAAAACATTACTGTTACTGGTGATGGCGCAAGTGGCCTTAAGATAAATCAAGGTGCTTCTTTTAGCAGTAATATCAACCTAAATGGCGCTAATGTGACTAGTGAAAATGGCACAGCCATATTGGTTGAAGGCGATTTTCCTAAACGAGGTACTGGCGTTTATGTAAGAGACGGTGCCATTATTCGTGGAAAAACCGCAGCCATTGATTTTAGAACACTAAAAACAGGTTTTAGAAGTGATGTAAATGGTGAGATCCACGGCGATATATTAGGAAATGGTCACGCAGATACTAAAATAAACTTTGCATATCAAGGTGGGGCTCAAAACGCCTTATTTGATGGATATCAAATCACGGGTGTTCCATTAATTGAAAACCATGGCAATTTAACTATCCAAGGAAAAGATAAAACGATTCATTGGGAAGGTAATTTCATGAATAAGGAAAATAGCCAGTTAATTTTCCGTCTCGATGATAATACCAATACTGATGAAACCATTCTTCATGTTGACGGTGATGTCACTTTTAAAAAAGGCAGCCAAGCCAAATTAGATTTTAAAGGCACCAGTGTCGATAACATTATAAATAAAGATATTATTTTGATTTCTTCCAATTCAGCGATTAAAGATGAAGCTGGTATTACGGTTACTGACGCCAATGCCATTGCACCAGATGTATCTCCTTTATTAGAAAAAACAGATTCATGGTTAGAAACTACACCGCCTAATATTAGTGGTGGTGTTAGCGGCAATCAATTAGTTGCACGTTATGGCATTAGCTATGAAGGTGGTAATAACTTTATTAGTGCTGCTGAACGTGGTGGCGTCAATGAAAATGGATTAACAGCAGCTAATTTTATTATTCCAACTGTTTTAAATGAATTTAATAATACCCGTAGTCAAATTTCAGATGAGGCTTTGAGTTTATTAGTTGCAGCTGGAAATGACGATAATAATATTGCTGCATTATCAAATGATTTAGCCCCTATTGCTGATGGCAGTGATATTCAAGCGGGATTAATCATGGTTGAAGATATGCGCAATAATATCGCACATCGCTATTTACGCTATGATAACCAATTGCCAATTGAAGAAAGAGAAGCTGGCTGGAATAGTTGGGCCAATTTACTGTATGGTTATGGCACACAAAGCAATCAGGGTGGAATTAACGGTTACAACACTTATCGTACTGGTATTCAAATCGGTACTGATTATGAAATTAATCAAGATGCTCTTATTGGTGTTTCTTTTGCTTATAACTACGCAAAGGCTGACGCCAAACAACGTAACGCAAGTAAAGAAATTAACCATTTTGAATTTATGCCTTACACCGGTTGGTATAGTGACACATTATTCCTAAACGGTAATTTAAATATTGGTTATTACACTGTCGATAGCGAACGAGATATTGGTGATAATACTGGATGGGAAGGAAATACCAAAGCAAAAGGTGATTATTCTGGTGTGCAATTAGGTTATCAAATTAACGCTGGAACCTATTTTGATTTTGATTTCATCTATATTAAACCGATGCTGACTTACCAATATCAATGGCTCAATATTGATTCTTGGGAAGAAACAGGCTCCGCCTTATCTATGCGTACTTATGGCCAACGATATGCTGTTAATCAATTAGGTGGCTCTGTTGCTTTATGGAATAGCTATCAAACTGCTTATGGAAAATTAACCCCATCCCTTAATCTTCGTTATTTCAAAGATATCGCAGGTGACAATAATATTAATCAACGCCACAGTCTGACTTATTTTAATACTGGAGGAGATACCTTTGATATTAAAGGAAATACTGTTGGTGGTGACATTATTAGTGCGGAATTAGGTGCCAATCTCGATATCACTCAATCATTAAATTTAGGCACAACGATGGGCTATCAGCGTTATGACAAATTTAATGAAGGACGCATTGGTTTCACTTTTAGCCAGCGTTTCTAA
- a CDS encoding N-acetyltransferase has protein sequence MDYIFRKMTSKDISSVATLLQSNSESQQGGLYGEYPQNKVEAMYQSSTNTIVALNQENIVAVVFSFPVTSFSIPPIAQEINRRFPEITQNNWFYGPVCIDKSHRGKSLLSDLYQHICALYGGHPIAFVNGDNIRSLKAHQKLGMKIVKSIEFKGTSWWVIKGQ, from the coding sequence ATGGATTATATATTTCGAAAAATGACATCTAAAGATATCAGTTCAGTGGCAACATTATTACAGTCAAATTCAGAATCTCAACAAGGCGGATTATATGGTGAATATCCCCAAAACAAAGTTGAGGCAATGTATCAAAGTAGTACAAATACTATTGTTGCACTTAATCAAGAAAATATCGTTGCGGTTGTTTTCAGCTTCCCTGTCACATCATTCTCAATTCCGCCTATTGCTCAAGAAATTAATCGACGCTTTCCAGAGATAACACAAAATAATTGGTTTTATGGTCCAGTCTGTATTGATAAATCACATCGAGGAAAATCACTATTAAGCGATCTTTACCAACATATTTGCGCTTTATATGGTGGACATCCTATTGCATTTGTTAATGGTGATAATATTCGATCTCTAAAAGCTCACCAAAAGTTAGGCATGAAGATAGTTAAAAGCATTGAGTTTAAAGGAACATCTTGGTGGGTCATAAAGGGACAATGA
- a CDS encoding chondroitinase family polysaccharide lyase: MPIFRFTALAMTLGLLSAPYNAMAATSNPAFDPKNLMQSEIYHFAQNNPLADFSSDKNSTLTLSDKRSIMGNQSLLWKWKGGSSFTLHKTLIVPTDKEASKAWGRASTPVFSFWLYNEKPIDGYLTIDFGEKLNSISEAQAGFKVKLNFTGWRAVGVSLNNDLENREMTLNAMNTSSDGTQDSIGRSLGANVDSIRFKAPSNVGQGEIYIDRIMFSIDDARYQWSDYQVKTRLSEPEIQFHNVQPQLPVTPENLAAIDLIRQRLINEFVGGEKETNLALEENIGKLKSDFDALNIHALENGTIQGRHLITDKQTIIYQPENLNPQDKQLFDNYVILGNYTTLMFNISRAYVLEKDPSQKAQLKQMYLLMTKHLLDQGFVKGSALVTTHHWGYSSRWWYISTLLMSDALKEANLQTQVYDSLLWYSREFKSSFDMKVGADSSDLDYFNTLSRQHLALLLLEPDDQKRINLVNTFSHYITGALTQVPPGGKDGLRPDGTAWRHEGNYPGYSFPAFKNASQLIYLLRGTPFSVGESGWNNLKKAMVSAWIYSNPEVGLPLAGRHPFNSPSLKSVAQGYYWLAMSAKPSPDKTLASIYLAISDKTQNESKAIFGETIAPAALPQGFYAFNGGAFGIHRWQDKMVTLKAYNTNVWSSEIYNKDNRYGRYQSHGVAQIVSNGSQLSQGYQQEGWDWNRMPGATTIHLSLKELDSPKPHTLMQRGERGFSGTSALDGKYGMMAFDLIYPTNLERFDPNFTAKKSVLAVDNHLIFIGSNINSSDKNKNVETTLFQHAITPTLNTLWVNGQKVETFPYQATLKQGDWLIDSNGNGYLITQAEKVNISRQHQTSAENKNRQPTEGNFSSAWIDHSVQPKDSNYEYMVFLDATPERMGEIAQKFRENNGLYQVLRKDKDVHIILDKLSNVTGYAFYQSTSIEDKWIKKVDKPAIVMTHRQKDTLIVSAVTPDLNMTRQKAATPVTINVTINGKWQSADKNSNVKYSVSGDNTELTFTSYFGIPQEIKLSPLP; the protein is encoded by the coding sequence ATGCCGATATTTCGTTTTACTGCACTTGCAATGACATTGGGGCTATTATCAGCCCCTTATAACGCAATGGCAGCCACCAGCAATCCTGCATTTGATCCTAAAAATCTGATGCAGTCAGAAATCTATCATTTTGCACAAAATAACCCATTAGCAGACTTCTCATCAGATAAGAATTCAACACTGACGTTATCTGATAAACGTAGCATTATGGGAAACCAATCCCTTTTGTGGAAATGGAAAGGTGGCAGTAGTTTTACTTTACATAAAACGTTGATTGTCCCAACAGATAAAGAAGCATCTAAAGCATGGGGGCGTGCATCTACACCCGTTTTTTCATTTTGGCTTTATAACGAAAAACCCATTGATGGTTATCTCACTATCGATTTTGGGGAAAAACTCAATTCAATCAGTGAGGCTCAAGCTGGATTTAAAGTAAAACTAAATTTCACTGGTTGGCGTGCAGTGGGTGTCTCTTTAAATAACGATCTTGAAAATCGTGAGATGACCTTAAATGCAATGAATACCTCCTCTGATGGTACTCAAGACAGCATTGGGCGCTCTTTAGGCGCTAATGTCGATAGCATTCGCTTTAAAGCCCCCTCGAATGTTGGACAAGGTGAAATCTATATCGATCGTATTATGTTTTCTATCGATGATGCTCGCTACCAATGGTCTGATTATCAAGTAAAAACGCGTTTATCGGAACCTGAAATTCAGTTTCATAACGTACAACCTCAGTTACCGGTGACACCTGAAAATCTAGCTGCAATTGACCTTATTCGCCAACGTTTGATAAATGAGTTTGTTGGCGGCGAAAAAGAGACAAATCTCGCACTAGAAGAAAATATTGGTAAGTTAAAAAGTGATTTTGATGCTCTTAATATTCACGCTTTAGAGAATGGCACAATACAAGGGCGACACCTGATCACAGACAAACAAACTATTATTTACCAACCTGAAAATCTCAACCCTCAAGATAAACAACTATTTGATAATTATGTCATTTTAGGTAATTACACAACATTGATGTTTAATATTAGTCGGGCTTATGTGCTGGAAAAAGATCCCTCACAAAAAGCTCAACTAAAGCAGATGTACTTATTAATGACAAAACACTTATTAGATCAAGGCTTTGTTAAAGGAAGTGCATTAGTCACAACCCATCACTGGGGGTATAGTTCTCGTTGGTGGTATATTTCCACATTACTAATGTCTGATGCTCTAAAAGAGGCAAACTTACAAACTCAAGTTTATGATTCATTGTTGTGGTATTCACGAGAGTTTAAAAGTAGTTTTGATATGAAAGTGGGTGCAGATAGCTCCGACTTAGACTATTTCAATACCCTATCTCGTCAACACTTAGCCTTATTACTACTAGAGCCTGATGATCAAAAACGTATCAACTTAGTTAATACCTTCAGCCATTACATCACTGGCGCATTAACTCAAGTACCGCCGGGTGGTAAAGATGGTTTACGCCCTGACGGTACTGCGTGGCGACATGAAGGCAACTATCCAGGCTACTCTTTCCCTGCCTTTAAAAATGCCTCTCAACTTATTTATTTACTACGTGGTACCCCATTTTCAGTAGGTGAAAGTGGTTGGAATAACCTAAAAAAAGCGATGGTTTCAGCGTGGATCTACAGTAATCCAGAAGTTGGATTACCTCTTGCTGGAAGGCACCCTTTTAACTCACCTTCGTTAAAATCAGTCGCTCAAGGTTACTACTGGCTTGCCATGTCTGCAAAACCGTCTCCAGATAAAACACTCGCGTCTATTTATCTTGCAATAAGTGATAAAACACAAAATGAATCGAAGGCTATTTTTGGAGAAACTATTGCACCAGCAGCGTTGCCTCAAGGTTTCTATGCCTTTAATGGCGGGGCTTTTGGTATTCATCGTTGGCAAGATAAAATGGTGACACTGAAAGCTTATAATACCAATGTTTGGTCATCTGAAATTTATAATAAAGATAACCGTTATGGTCGTTATCAAAGTCATGGTGTCGCTCAAATAGTGAGTAATGGTTCGCAGCTTTCACAGGGCTATCAGCAAGAAGGTTGGGATTGGAATAGGATGCCAGGAGCAACCACTATTCATCTTTCTCTTAAAGAGTTAGATAGCCCTAAACCTCATACATTAATGCAACGTGGCGAGCGTGGATTTAGCGGAACATCTGCCCTTGATGGTAAATATGGAATGATGGCATTCGATCTTATTTATCCTACTAACCTTGAACGTTTTGATCCTAATTTCACTGCGAAAAAGAGTGTATTAGCCGTTGATAATCACTTAATTTTTATTGGTAGCAATATAAATAGTAGTGATAAAAATAAAAATGTTGAAACGACTTTATTTCAACATGCCATAACACCAACATTAAATACCCTTTGGGTTAATGGACAAAAAGTTGAGACCTTTCCTTATCAAGCAACACTTAAACAAGGTGATTGGTTAATTGATAGCAACGGTAATGGCTATTTAATTACGCAAGCTGAAAAAGTAAATATTAGCCGTCAACACCAGACTTCGGCTGAAAATAAAAATCGCCAACCAACAGAAGGAAACTTTAGCTCGGCATGGATTGATCACAGTGTTCAACCTAAAGATTCCAACTATGAGTATATGGTCTTTTTAGATGCTACTCCTGAAAGAATGGGAGAAATAGCACAAAAATTTCGTGAAAATAATGGGTTATATCAGGTTCTTCGTAAGGATAAAGACGTTCATATTATTCTCGATAAACTCAGTAATGTAACGGGATATGCCTTTTATCAGTCTACTTCAATTGAAGATAAATGGATCAAAAAAGTTGATAAACCCGCGATTGTGATGACTCATCGACAAAAAGATACTCTTATTGTCAGTGCTGTTACACCTGATTTAAATATGACTCGCCAAAAAGCAGCAACGCCTGTCACCATCAATGTCACGATTAATGGTAAATGGCAATCTGCTGATAAAAATAGCAACGTAAAATATAGCGTTTCAGGTGATAACACTGAACTGACTTTTACCAGCTACTTTGGTATTCCACAAGAAATCAAACTCTCACCACTCCCTTGA
- a CDS encoding OmpG porin family protein codes for MNKLRIALFLPLLGLGLTSFHSQAANVNAMFSWETADYDTPNNYAGYRVDFNINPEKSNWYFDVGFRQREHDNKNRYQRYDLQGSYRFKLNNGWIQPGLKIRQDLTNYDNGSRLTIDFYESKTNYQFPINKDWVLTGSVLFGLQKKEDKRSNGVTNTDYLGWEIEPGLRYFVTPNINTTVAYFDGGKQAIRHEEYDTKETNHNQQLRMYVNWTTPIGLIVSPSMRKSIFGKIEDRTNKGVYIEKDMTRYTLQMAYQISPQWRVMTEYYNERVENKNDGSKSTQDYFKVSFRATF; via the coding sequence ATGAACAAACTTCGTATTGCTCTTTTCTTACCTCTTCTTGGCTTAGGTTTAACTTCTTTTCATTCTCAGGCAGCTAATGTCAACGCCATGTTTTCTTGGGAAACAGCAGATTACGACACACCCAATAACTATGCTGGTTATCGTGTTGATTTTAATATTAATCCAGAAAAATCTAACTGGTATTTCGATGTTGGCTTTCGCCAACGTGAACATGATAATAAAAACCGCTACCAACGTTATGATTTACAAGGTAGTTATCGTTTTAAATTAAACAATGGTTGGATCCAACCTGGTTTAAAAATCCGCCAAGATCTCACTAATTATGATAACGGCAGTCGTTTAACTATTGATTTTTATGAATCAAAAACCAATTACCAATTTCCAATTAATAAAGATTGGGTTTTAACAGGTAGTGTTTTATTTGGCTTACAAAAGAAAGAAGACAAACGTAGCAATGGTGTCACAAATACGGATTATTTAGGCTGGGAAATTGAACCTGGTCTACGTTATTTTGTTACCCCTAATATTAATACTACTGTTGCTTATTTTGATGGTGGTAAGCAAGCAATACGACATGAAGAATACGACACAAAAGAAACAAACCATAATCAACAATTACGTATGTATGTGAACTGGACAACACCAATAGGATTAATAGTTTCTCCATCAATGCGTAAATCTATTTTTGGAAAAATAGAAGATAGAACAAATAAAGGCGTTTATATCGAAAAAGATATGACACGTTATACCCTACAAATGGCATATCAAATATCACCTCAATGGCGTGTCATGACGGAATATTATAATGAACGAGTTGAAAATAAAAATGATGGTAGTAAATCGACTCAGGATTATTTCAAAGTTTCATTCCGAGCAACATTCTAA
- a CDS encoding hemagglutinin, with product MLFKKLFLFFILFPSFSYSNVDSTKGKEEIPIIVNIPGVSLGDNSNASGNGSIAIGVNSQAKNTHSVAIGHNALATEENTVSFGNTEKNHTSRLVNISDGKNNTDAVNLIQTKKMVDKNRITTNNAINQLKRSISTDINDLKTHVNTFDQYYRKRQAEITDSVANLDKKIIALEKKVFAGIASSVAMTNIPYLSHHTLSGGIGISNYRTGTAFAGGIQYKPNNDIAFRLNSSINSEQEIIIGGGLAYGF from the coding sequence ATGTTATTTAAAAAGTTATTTTTATTCTTTATATTATTTCCTTCATTTTCTTATTCAAATGTAGACTCAACAAAAGGAAAAGAAGAAATACCTATTATCGTTAACATCCCTGGTGTTTCATTAGGTGATAATAGTAATGCTTCAGGTAATGGTTCAATTGCCATAGGTGTCAATAGCCAAGCTAAAAATACACACTCTGTTGCTATTGGTCATAATGCATTAGCCACAGAAGAAAATACGGTTTCATTTGGTAACACTGAAAAGAACCATACATCTCGATTAGTTAATATTAGTGATGGTAAAAATAATACAGATGCCGTCAATCTTATCCAGACTAAAAAAATGGTAGATAAAAACAGAATAACAACAAATAACGCCATCAATCAGCTAAAAAGAAGTATCAGTACAGATATTAATGATCTCAAAACTCATGTTAATACGTTTGATCAATATTACAGGAAAAGACAAGCTGAAATCACAGACTCGGTTGCAAATTTAGATAAAAAAATCATCGCATTAGAAAAGAAAGTATTTGCAGGTATTGCCTCATCTGTTGCAATGACGAATATTCCTTATCTTAGCCATCACACCTTAAGTGGGGGAATTGGTATTAGTAATTATCGAACTGGTACGGCTTTTGCCGGAGGCATACAATATAAACCTAATAACGACATTGCATTTAGATTAAATTCGTCAATAAACAGTGAACAAGAAATCATTATCGGGGGTGGTTTAGCCTATGGTTTCTAA
- a CDS encoding sulfatase-like hydrolase/transferase, whose protein sequence is MTVSRRTFIKGLAASGAAMTVSTPVIANSGSTASNTRSRPENAPNLLIVFPDEMRAHALQFMGEDPSITPNLNKFAKQAKVMTQMASNYPLCSPFRGMFMTGQYPVRNGITGNAHDYGGKVGIDLSPYAKCWSDVLKSLDYSTGYIGKWHLDAPYEPFIESYNNPMEGRYWNEWAAPDRRHGFDFWYSYGTYDLHLKPMYWANDTPRDKPIYIDQWGPEHEADMAIKFLKNENNQFRDNSKPFALVVSMNPPHSPYDQVPKKYLDAYQGKTSKELNTRPNVQWESEYQEGYGPQYFKEYMAMVNGVDEQFGRIVDELEKQGLADNTLVVFFSDHGSCLGSNGQATKNNPYEESMRVPMMFRLPGKIKPGSDDALMSAPDIYPTILGLLGLSEWIPDSVEGSDLSDRVVTGKGDTANSQLYLFIPYGEPSFGKRGVRTKTHTLVIDRQDGHPLKYTLYDNVNDPYQMKNIAKDNMPLIEKLIKEELTPWLEKTGDSWRASEFITATTNKLNKTISTCKEK, encoded by the coding sequence ATGACTGTTTCCCGCAGAACTTTTATAAAAGGGCTTGCAGCCAGCGGAGCAGCAATGACTGTTTCTACCCCTGTTATTGCTAATTCAGGAAGCACTGCCTCTAACACGCGATCTCGTCCGGAAAACGCCCCTAATCTATTAATTGTTTTTCCTGATGAAATGCGGGCACACGCATTACAGTTTATGGGAGAAGATCCCTCAATTACACCAAATCTGAATAAATTTGCGAAGCAAGCCAAAGTAATGACACAAATGGCTTCAAATTACCCTCTTTGCTCTCCTTTCCGCGGCATGTTTATGACTGGGCAATACCCTGTTCGCAATGGCATTACAGGAAATGCACATGATTATGGTGGCAAAGTAGGTATTGATTTATCTCCTTATGCAAAATGCTGGTCTGATGTTTTAAAATCACTCGATTACAGCACTGGCTATATTGGAAAATGGCATCTTGATGCACCTTACGAACCATTTATTGAAAGTTACAATAATCCAATGGAAGGTCGTTATTGGAATGAATGGGCAGCTCCTGATAGACGTCATGGTTTTGACTTTTGGTATTCTTATGGTACCTACGATTTACATTTAAAACCTATGTATTGGGCAAACGATACACCTCGTGATAAACCAATTTACATTGATCAATGGGGGCCTGAACATGAAGCTGACATGGCAATCAAGTTCCTCAAAAATGAAAACAATCAATTTAGGGATAATTCAAAACCATTTGCATTAGTGGTTTCAATGAATCCACCGCATTCGCCTTATGACCAAGTACCGAAGAAATATCTCGATGCTTATCAAGGTAAAACGTCTAAAGAGCTCAACACTCGCCCGAACGTACAATGGGAAAGTGAATACCAAGAAGGCTATGGACCTCAATATTTCAAAGAATACATGGCAATGGTCAACGGTGTTGATGAGCAATTTGGTCGCATCGTCGATGAATTAGAAAAACAAGGCCTTGCAGATAATACTCTCGTTGTTTTCTTCTCTGATCATGGTAGTTGCTTAGGGTCAAATGGGCAGGCAACAAAAAATAACCCTTATGAAGAATCCATGCGTGTTCCTATGATGTTTCGTTTACCGGGTAAAATCAAACCAGGATCTGATGACGCACTAATGTCAGCGCCTGATATTTACCCAACTATCTTAGGGCTACTTGGCTTATCCGAATGGATACCTGATTCTGTCGAAGGCAGTGATCTTTCAGACCGAGTGGTCACAGGCAAAGGCGACACAGCAAACTCGCAGCTTTATCTTTTTATTCCTTATGGAGAACCTTCATTTGGTAAACGAGGTGTCAGAACCAAAACTCATACACTGGTTATCGATAGACAAGATGGTCATCCATTGAAATATACCTTATATGACAATGTGAATGATCCCTATCAAATGAAAAATATTGCCAAAGACAATATGCCTTTAATTGAGAAATTAATTAAAGAAGAATTAACCCCTTGGTTGGAAAAAACAGGAGATTCTTGGCGCGCCTCTGAATTTATTACGGCAACAACCAATAAATTAAATAAAACAATATCGACATGTAAAGAAAAATAA